One genomic segment of Sphaerodactylus townsendi isolate TG3544 linkage group LG07, MPM_Stown_v2.3, whole genome shotgun sequence includes these proteins:
- the POPDC2 gene encoding popeye domain-containing protein 2 isoform X2, which produces MHANTTLLDRIIFHPTLCDRWKFFFEGAVYHLAACVLFLGFMGGSGPFGAIYIFGFLAAGFFCLALWGWLDACGIDVFTWNVLLVLICGLQLAHLLFQLWKDTVSKDFEQIYKQVCQPLRVPLRVYKEIVKCCEERVLPLARDQTYAVEGKTAIDRLSLLLSGRIRVSQDGQFLHYIFPYQFLDSPEWESLRPSEEGTFQVTLTAETDCSFVSWPRRPLYSLLAKERYIARLFSVLLGYDISEKLYALNEKLFAKFGLRFDIRLPSLYHVLGPASSDAEVEQQPAEPEEPPVPLRPPLSTFVQASPSTSCVPPPTEPRVPVGKPRPDSDLSASGNLLRNNRQALAKGRAPLAPTQTPEL; this is translated from the exons ATGCATGCCAACACCACTCTTCTCGACCGGATCATTTTCCACCCGACTCTGTGCGACCGCTGGAAGTTCTTTTTCGAAGGCGCGGTGTACCACCTGGCGGCTTGCGTCCTCTTCCTGGGATTTATGGGAGGAAGCGGCCCCTTTGGTGCCATCTACATCTTCGGCTTCCTGGCCGCCGGCTTCTTCTGCTTGGCTCTCTGGGGGTGGCTGGACGCGTGCGGGATCGACGTCTTCACCTGGAACGTGCTCTTAGTCCTGATCTGCGGCCTTCAGTTGGCGCACCTCCTTTTCCAGCTCTGGAAGGACACGGTGTCCAAAGACTTCGAGCAGATCTACAAGCAAGTGTGCCAGCCGCTCCGAGTCCCGCTCCGAGTGTACAAGGAAATTGTCAAGTGCTGTGAGGAGAGAGTGCTGCCCTTGGCCAGGGACCAGACCTACGCCGTGGAGGGCAAGACGGCCATCGACCGCCTGTCCCTCTTGCTGTCGGGCAG aATCAGAGTAAGCCAAGATGGGCAGTTTCTCCACTATATCTTCCCGTATCAGTTCCTGGATTCTCCTGAGTGGGAATCGCTGCGGCCGTCTGAAGAAGGAACATTTCAG GTCACTCTGACCGCAGAGACGGACTGCAGCTTCGTCTCGTGGCCGAGGAGACCGCTCTACTCGCTGCTGGCCAAAGAGCGCTACATTGCCCGCCTCTTCTCGGTCCTTCTTGGCTACGacatctccgagaagctgtatgCTTTGAACGAAAAGCTTTTTGCCAAGTTCGGGCTCCGCTTTGACATCCGCCTGCCCAGCCTCTACCACGTCCTGGGACCTGCTTCTTCGGACGCTGAGGTGGAGCAACAGCCAGCTGAGCCGGAGGAACCGCCCGTGCCCTTACGCCCACCGTTGTCAACCTTTGTTCAAGCATCCCCCTCGACCTCTTGCGTGCCTCCTCCCACTGAGCCCCGTGTCCCTGTCGGGAAACCTCGGCCTGACAGTGACCTGTCTG cctctGGAAACCTCCTGAGAAATAATCGCCAGGCCCTTGCAAAAGGCCGAGCCCCGCTGGCTCCCACTCAGACCCCAGAACTCTAG
- the POPDC2 gene encoding popeye domain-containing protein 2 isoform X1, whose protein sequence is MHANTTLLDRIIFHPTLCDRWKFFFEGAVYHLAACVLFLGFMGGSGPFGAIYIFGFLAAGFFCLALWGWLDACGIDVFTWNVLLVLICGLQLAHLLFQLWKDTVSKDFEQIYKQVCQPLRVPLRVYKEIVKCCEERVLPLARDQTYAVEGKTAIDRLSLLLSGRIRVSQDGQFLHYIFPYQFLDSPEWESLRPSEEGTFQVTLTAETDCSFVSWPRRPLYSLLAKERYIARLFSVLLGYDISEKLYALNEKLFAKFGLRFDIRLPSLYHVLGPASSDAEVEQQPAEPEEPPVPLRPPLSTFVQASPSTSCVPPPTEPRVPVGKPRPDSDLSGEDSTSLVLEDFAELTGSILDYGSEGEYLK, encoded by the exons ATGCATGCCAACACCACTCTTCTCGACCGGATCATTTTCCACCCGACTCTGTGCGACCGCTGGAAGTTCTTTTTCGAAGGCGCGGTGTACCACCTGGCGGCTTGCGTCCTCTTCCTGGGATTTATGGGAGGAAGCGGCCCCTTTGGTGCCATCTACATCTTCGGCTTCCTGGCCGCCGGCTTCTTCTGCTTGGCTCTCTGGGGGTGGCTGGACGCGTGCGGGATCGACGTCTTCACCTGGAACGTGCTCTTAGTCCTGATCTGCGGCCTTCAGTTGGCGCACCTCCTTTTCCAGCTCTGGAAGGACACGGTGTCCAAAGACTTCGAGCAGATCTACAAGCAAGTGTGCCAGCCGCTCCGAGTCCCGCTCCGAGTGTACAAGGAAATTGTCAAGTGCTGTGAGGAGAGAGTGCTGCCCTTGGCCAGGGACCAGACCTACGCCGTGGAGGGCAAGACGGCCATCGACCGCCTGTCCCTCTTGCTGTCGGGCAG aATCAGAGTAAGCCAAGATGGGCAGTTTCTCCACTATATCTTCCCGTATCAGTTCCTGGATTCTCCTGAGTGGGAATCGCTGCGGCCGTCTGAAGAAGGAACATTTCAG GTCACTCTGACCGCAGAGACGGACTGCAGCTTCGTCTCGTGGCCGAGGAGACCGCTCTACTCGCTGCTGGCCAAAGAGCGCTACATTGCCCGCCTCTTCTCGGTCCTTCTTGGCTACGacatctccgagaagctgtatgCTTTGAACGAAAAGCTTTTTGCCAAGTTCGGGCTCCGCTTTGACATCCGCCTGCCCAGCCTCTACCACGTCCTGGGACCTGCTTCTTCGGACGCTGAGGTGGAGCAACAGCCAGCTGAGCCGGAGGAACCGCCCGTGCCCTTACGCCCACCGTTGTCAACCTTTGTTCAAGCATCCCCCTCGACCTCTTGCGTGCCTCCTCCCACTGAGCCCCGTGTCCCTGTCGGGAAACCTCGGCCTGACAGTGACCTGTCTGGTGAGGATTCTACCAGTCTTGTACTGGAAGATTTTGCTGAGTTGACAGGGTCCATTTTGGACTATGGGAGCGAAGGGGAGTATTTGAAGTGA